From the Candidatus Desulfatibia profunda genome, the window AGGCGAAATTGCCAAACTCCGCAAAAAACCGGATTCTCAAGGACTAAAACGTTTTTTTCATTCGCTGATGACCATGAGCGGCCGCCGGCAAAAACAGATCATCGATACGGCTTTACTAAATGCCCAAAAGCTTTTAAAAGATAATCAAGCTTTTGAATGGATGATACATCTTCAGCACGAACATCCTGACGATATGGGTATTTTTGCCCCCATACTGTTGAACCTGATTTGTCTTGAACCGGGCCAGGCTATGTTTCTTCCGGCGGGAGAACTGCACGCATATCTTGACGGTGTAGGCCTAGAACTGATGGCAAACTCGGACAATGTTTTAAGGGGCGGCCTGACGCCAAAACATGTTGATGTGCCTGAACTTTTGAATGTTCTTACGTTTAAAGAACGAAAAATAACTATTCTTTCTAAAAAAACCATCAACAACTGTGAGGCTATATATTCCTGTGAATCCGAAGAATTTATCTTATCGGTGATCACAATTAATAAAGGCAAACATTATTTGAGCCCATCTCAGCGCAGTATGGAAATCATCCTTTGCACCGAGGGGAACGCATCGATTGTCGATATCGAGAGAAAAGAGACTATTTCCCTCGCCAGAGGATCATCGGTTATGATCCCTGCCGCTGTAAAGGCATATCGTATTGACGGCAACGCAACGTTCTACAAGGCTTCGGTTCCAGTCCAATATTACCAAAACGTTTCTAAGGAGAAAGACCATGGATTACACTTCAGATACTCCTAAAGGCAAACCATTCAATCTAAACGATCATATTACCTATGCCATCGGTTCTGTAGTAAGCAAAACATTGCTCAAAAAAGATATCGGCAATATCACCCTTTTTTCTTTTGCCAAAAGCCAAGGGCTGACCGAACATACTTCACCTTTTGATGCCGTGGTGTACATCCTAGATGGGCAGGCTGAAATTATTATTGGCGGCGAACCTCACACAGTCAAAGACGGAGAAATGATTATTATGCCCGCCAATGTACCCCATGCGCTGCATGCTTCCGAACAGTTTAAGATGCTGTTGATTATGATTCGCGGATAGAATCACGGAGCAATTTTAAAAGTGGAGCGGTTTTGTAAATGGTTAAATACAGCTGAAAGACAGACTTGAAGCAGCCGACATCTGGGTATCCGAAATCGTTGACCACGGATTTATCCATTCGATTTACACTTTTGATCCCAACAACATTGCGATTGAATTCAGCGCCTCAGTTTTGGGGGTCGATATCCGAAAATATCCGAAAATGAAAGACAGAAAACCCCTCCCGGCTGCACTGGAAGGGCCTGATCCTCAGCCCGGACACTGGCCGGAATCAACAACACCGACGCCGGCGGAAGAGCGCCGGGTTTATCCGGGAGAGGGGATGATTCTGCTCGAAGACGACTAGCCCGGCTATTTCATGAAAAAAGCCTTGACATAAAAGGGATCCTGGTGTAAAAGTAATCGGATTTTTTATTTGAGAAAGGAAGTTAAAGCGGTGCACAATTTTTCAGGCAATTATTATTTTTATTATTGGTATTTTTATACCACCGGTCTGCCTGAGGCGCGCTGATACCAAGAA encodes:
- the manA gene encoding mannose-6-phosphate isomerase, class I, whose product is MKTIGLLKNTIQEYAWGSYTAIPELLGYDSPAGVPQAELWMGAHPKAPSMVKCDGRWMSLVEVIEQHPQDVLGKEVAAKFNNRLPYLFKVLAAAKPLSIQAHPSRSQATQGFERENKLKIPLDAGNRNYKDDNHKPECICALTPLWALNGFRKISKMLSLLEKACPHGLEGEIAKLRKKPDSQGLKRFFHSLMTMSGRRQKQIIDTALLNAQKLLKDNQAFEWMIHLQHEHPDDMGIFAPILLNLICLEPGQAMFLPAGELHAYLDGVGLELMANSDNVLRGGLTPKHVDVPELLNVLTFKERKITILSKKTINNCEAIYSCESEEFILSVITINKGKHYLSPSQRSMEIILCTEGNASIVDIERKETISLARGSSVMIPAAVKAYRIDGNATFYKASVPVQYYQNVSKEKDHGLHFRYS
- a CDS encoding cupin domain-containing protein translates to MDYTSDTPKGKPFNLNDHITYAIGSVVSKTLLKKDIGNITLFSFAKSQGLTEHTSPFDAVVYILDGQAEIIIGGEPHTVKDGEMIIMPANVPHALHASEQFKMLLIMIRG